A part of Podarcis muralis chromosome 15, rPodMur119.hap1.1, whole genome shotgun sequence genomic DNA contains:
- the LOC114585862 gene encoding NXPE family member 1-like isoform X1, with the protein MNHSTTKDGGSTIGPVKGDTPSCNRMEWTNKDEEVKSIIAKLDQMMPNVTFTDIMTTTSAQKSEATLLNDKGFYCVGDPLLVQLDLYNHLGKRKEYGGDFLQARIISSSLNAGASGSITDYRNGTYLVNFTLFWPGNVKVSLMLIHPSEGVSALWAARKKGYGKIAFVGTFLNGTSTVSSDCGYNIRVKERCEYLDERDQEAFYCVKPNNVPCDALIRLKTYNEKVTYLTDLEHSLLNRSNIGCNIPQCFGTFQVIVCKGKKATVAEGKCGAGMSYPSPSGFVWKKEWYPVFCQVLSFRNLKRIKSCLKRKIIYLLGDSTLRQWMRYITDKIQSFQYFDLHGTGKQKNMMALDMKRNSQIQWKKHNHPFVTVFEYMTADHSYIAREIDNVAGDGDTVVAVSLGHHFRPFPIELFIRRMINIRAAIQRLLVRSPDTKVIIKAENTREMSIDQERFGNFHGYAQYLVLKDIFRDLKVGFIDAWDMAIAYGTNLLHPPDHVVGSQIDMFLSYIC; encoded by the exons ATGAACCATTCAACAACCAAAGATGGCGGGAGCACAATTGGACCAGTGAAAGGTGACACCCCGAGCTGTAATAGGATGGAGTGGACCAAcaaggatgaagaagtaaaaaGCATCATCGCAAAACTGGACCAGATGATGCCCAACGTCACTTTCACAGATATAATGACCACCACAAGTGCCCAGAAGAGTGAGGCCACCTTATTAAACGACAAGGGTTTTTATTGTGTTGGAGACCCCTTGCTGGTTCAACTGGATTTATACAACCACTtgggaaagagaaaagaataCGGAGGAGACTTCTTACAAGCGAGGATCATCTCTTCCAGTCTTAATGCTGGAGCTTCTGGGAGCATCACAGACTACAGGAATGGGACATACCTGGTCAATTTCACTTTATTCTGGCCTGGCAATGTTAAAGTATCCCTTATGCTCATCCACCCCAGCGAAGGAGTTTCAGCACTGTGGGCTGCGAGGAAGAAGGGCTACGGCAAAATAGCTTTCGTAGGCACATTTTTAAATGGAACATCAACTGTCTCCAGTGACTGTGGTTATAATATAAGAGTAAAAGAGCGGTGTGAGTATCTTGATGAGCGAGACCAAGAGGCCTTCTACTGTGTGAAGCCAAACAATGTGCCATGTGATGCTTTGATCCGCCTGAAAACCTACAATGAAAAGGTCACGTATCTCACAGACTTGGAACACAGCCTTTTAAATAG GTCAAACATTGGATGCAACATCCCTCAGTGTTTTGGAACCTTTCAGGTCATAGTCTGTAAAG GCAAGAAGGCAACTGTGGCAGAGGGGAAATGTGGGGCTGGAATGAGCTATCCATCTCCCAGTGGCTTCGTCTGGAAGAAGGAGTGGTATCCTGTGTTCTGCCAGGTGCTCAGCTTCAGAAACCTCAAGAGAATTAAAAGTTGTTTGAAACGAAAGATTATTTACCTCCTGGGAGATTCAACTTTGAGACAATGGATGCGGTATATCACAGATAAAATCCAAT CATTTCAGTATTTTGACCTCCATGGAACGGGTAAGCAGAAGAATATGATGGCTCTGGACATGAAAAGAAACAGCCAGATCCAGTGGAAGAAGCACAACCACCCTTTCGTCACCGTCTTTGAATACATGACGGCAGATCACAGCTACATCGCTCGGGAGATTGACAACGTGGCAGGCGACGGAGACACGGTGGTTGCCGTCTCCCTAGGCCACCACTTCCGCCCCTTCCCCATTGAGCTCTTCATTCGAAGAATGATTAACATACGGGCAGCCATCCAGCGTCTTCTCGTGAGGAGCCCAGACACAAAAGTCATCATCAAAGCAGAGAACACCCGCGAGATGTCAATAGACCAGGAGCGATTTGGGAACTTCCATGGTTATGCCCAATACCTTGTGCTAAAGGACATTTTTCGAGATCTGAAGGTGGGCTTCATTGATGCCTGGGACATGGCAATTGCCTATGGCACAAACCTGCTTCACCCACCAGATCACGTGGTCGGAAGTCAGATTGATATGTTTTTGTCTTACATATGTTAA